A stretch of DNA from Desulfosarcina ovata subsp. ovata:
CTCCACCAGCGAGGAGACACGGTTCTCCTTTTTGCCGGCATAGTCGATGACGAATTCGTGCTGCATGACGATCATGTCGCGTTCGCCCGGTTGGAAGGGACATTTCTCACGCATGCGGGCCGCCATGACATCGATATTGCCCGCCTCCTCAAGACCGATGGGTACATCCTCGAACATGCCCAGCCATTCCAGCCGGTCGATAAACGCAGCGTCCTCGGAAAGGCCGGTTTTACTGGCCAGACCATGTTTGGGATCCGTATCGCCGGCGATGTCGCAGATGAACTGGTGGTAGGTCATGCCGCTCAACTCCGGCCGGATTGTCTGTGAGAAAAGTCCCAGCTTGACCCACGGATACCAGGTTTCGCAATGCCCCTGGTTGCGCAGGGTGCCGCGGAACATGGTGGCGGCGTCATCGAGCCCGTACATCGTGCCGTAAGGCAGGGCGTCGCGGTTGGGAAATCCCTCGAAGGTTCCGGCCCCCTCAATGGCGACCTGCTCGGGAGCAGTAAAGAGTTCATCGCCGGGCCGTTCCACGACCTTGCCGTCCTGGCGGTAGCGGGCCGGGTTGGTGGCTGCCGTGAGAACGCCGCGCGGCGCCCAGGAGAATTTGTAACCGATGGGATTGGTGTTGGCCTCGGGCGCCGGCAGGCCGCCGCAATAGGAACGGAACGACTCGACCCGGCCGCTGTTGGCCTTAGCCGCGTGAATGACGCGCATGGCCGACATGTGATCCAGGCCGGGATCGACCCCGCACTCGTTGATGAAGGTCAGACCGGCAGCCTGTGCATCGGCATCCAGGGTCTGCATTTCCGGAGAAATGTACGAGGTGGTGGCCATCATCCT
This window harbors:
- a CDS encoding saccharopine dehydrogenase C-terminal domain-containing protein, which encodes MTGKMSMKRILILGAGLVSRPIVHYLTGLQDTEVTVATRTVSKAEALIAGRPRSKAMALDVIKDATGIEEQIKACDIAVSLLPASEHVRVARLCLKHRRMMATTSYISPEMQTLDADAQAAGLTFINECGVDPGLDHMSAMRVIHAAKANSGRVESFRSYCGGLPAPEANTNPIGYKFSWAPRGVLTAATNPARYRQDGKVVERPGDELFTAPEQVAIEGAGTFEGFPNRDALPYGTMYGLDDAATMFRGTLRNQGHCETWYPWVKLGLFSQTIRPELSGMTYHQFICDIAGDTDPKHGLASKTGLSEDAAFIDRLEWLGMFEDVPIGLEEAGNIDVMAARMREKCPFQPGERDMIVMQHEFVIDYAGKKENRVSSLVEFGIPDGDSAMARTVSLPVAIATRMIVEGKITQRGVIAPIVPEIYNPILDELSGLGIAFKEMVLA